The sequence GTCGAGGGCGGTCGACGGCTCGTCCGCGATCAGCAACGCCGGCCGGCAGATCAGTGCCATCGCGATCATCGCCCGCTGACGCAGCCCGCCCGAGAGCTCGAATGGATACGCGTCATACGCGCGCTGGGCATCGGGGAAGCCGACGAGGCCGAGCATCGCGATCGTAACGCGCCGCGCGTCCTTGCGCCCGGTGGAAACATGGGTCAGCAGCGCTTCGCTCACCTGATCGCCGATCGTGTGCAGCGGCGAGAGCGACGTCATGGGCTCTTGAAAGATCATCGAGATCCGCCGGCCGCGAACGGCGCGATACTGCCGAGTGTCGGGCGAAAGTATCGCAAGGTCGAGCGGTGCCTGCGTCTTGCCGCTTGCGGCGTCGGAGCCGGCCAGCAAAATCTCACCCCGGCTGATCCGCGCCGTGCGCGGCAGGATTCCCAAGATGGCTTGTGCGGTGACCGATTTGCCGGAGCCGGATTCACCGACAAGGGCCACCGCCCCGCCGCAACGCACGCGAAAACCGAGGCCATTGACGGCGCGCAGCGGGCCGGAGGGAAGCGCGAAATCGACGGTCAGATCGCGCACGCGCATCAATTCGCCCGCCGGCAAACGTGCCTCCAGCGCCGGCTCAGCCAAAGAAGGCCTCTTCGGCCGAAAGCCAGCGAGCCGCCGGATGCGCGCGCGTGTGGTCCAAAATCGCCTCGATGAACGTCCAGCAGCCGGCGTCGTGAAAGCCGTGGTGAGTCATCAGTCCGGTCGGCTCGCCGGCATCGACCCGCCCCTCGCGCCGGGCTCGCAGGTGGCTTATGACCTGATCGAGGACCGGGGCAAGACCGAAGAACCCGCGCGTGCCCTGCCAGTCGATGATATCGACGTGAACGTTGGTTTGGCGGAGGCTGTTCGCCGCTACGGCGACAGGACGCGGACCGAGGGTTGAAACCGCCTTGAGGCCGCAGGCGCCCAGGTGGGACAGCAGGTGCGCCTCCATCCGGTTCCAGGGCGCCACGAAGATGGGAAGCGCGCGGGCAAACGTGGTGATGTGCCGCCAGCCCCGGACAATTTCGTCCAGCATGATCGCAAGCGGCCGGTGCAATCCGAACTCCTCCTGTCGCACCCCGTCCGGCGCATGGTTGGCATGGCTCCAGCCGTGTTGCAGAACAGAGGCGAGGCGACGGCTGGCGAGGTGGCGGCGCAAGCCATCATCGGCGCCCGACGGGATCACCGCGAGCGCGACCGGTGTTGCCTTGGCGGCGGCGATGTCGAGCAGGTGCTCGAGCTCGAGGGTCACACGCGTCGCATCATCGTCGCGCCACCAGAATGTCGCGCAGCGGCCGCCTTCATGCCAGGCATCAAGCTCGCGCATCAGATCAGCCCAATCGCTCATGATCCGCCCTGCCCGGCACGCGCGCGGCGGGCGAGTGCGCCGATGATCCGCGCGGTGTTTGTGATTCCCCCCCGGTCGATTTCGACGCAAGGCGGCTTCAACGTCAATGCCTTGTCGACGGCGGCGGCAAGTATTTCCGCCGTCAGGCCGGCCGGATCGACGCTAACCGCCCATCCGCGCGCATCGAGGATCTGCGCGCGCAGCGTCTGCTCCGTCTCGTTGCCGGCGGCGAACGGAACGAACACGGCACGCGCGCCCGCCTGCAGGACGTCCATAACCGTATTGTAGCCCGCCTGGGAGATCGAAACCGCGCAGGACTGCAGCATTGCCGGCAGATCCGGGCGCCAGCGCTCGACGATAACGCCCGGTGGCGGTGACCAGGCGAGCTGGTCATAGGCCGCGTCCGCGAGATTGGGGCCGGTGATCAGTCGCCATGTCCGCTCGGCCAGGCGGGTGAGCGGCTTTGCCGCCAGCGCCGCACGCAACAACGGCAGTCCGACGGCGCCGCCGCCCACCGAGACGATAACCTCGCCGGCCCCGATCGGGCTTGCTCCGCGTTCGGCGGGTTCGGGCGGCGGTTCGACGACATAGCCGGTGTAGGTCAGACGTTCGGCAATGTCCGCCATTTCGGGAAACGACGCCTCGATCGGAACCAACCGGGCGTCGCCGTGAACGAGGATGCGATCGAACCACGAGCGGGCGAGCGATACGGCCTTGCGGTTCTTCGTCGCGTCCGGCCTGTGAACGAGGATGTCGCGCAGTGAGCAGACGATCACCGGCGGTTGCGGCCGGGCGCGGGCGGCGGCCAGCAACGGCAGCAGTTCGAAGGCGAACATCCGCCGGCCGAACGGGAACAGCTCAATCATCACCACATTGGGATCGAAGGCCGCGAACTCGGACAACAACCGGGTGGCGCGCCGCTCGCGCCACGCATCGTCGATCGGCCGGCCGTCCTCGTCGATTAGTGTTGCGAAGGTATCATCGGCCGCGTGCGCCGGCGGAAGGAAGATTCGCGCGCAGCCGGTAAAGTCGATTCCCGGTACGTTCCGTCCGCCGAGCGCGACCGAAACGTCGAGGCCCGAGGCCGCCATGCGGCGGACAATCAGCGACGCGCGCTTGAGATGGCCGATGCCGAGAAGATGCTGGACGTAGACCAGGACGCGGGGGGTCAAGCGATCCTCCTCGCCCGTCCGACCAGCGCGCGCAGGGCGTCGTTTAGCGTCGCGGCGGCGGCGGCGACGTCGTGGCGCGCCTGAACACGCCTTCGCGCCGCTCGTCCCATCTGCCGGCGGCGAAGCGGTTCGTCGAGCAGAACCGCGATGGCTGAAGCCAGCGCATGGGCATCGCCGATCGGCGCCAGCAGGCCCGTCGTCCCGTCGGCGACGACGTCGGCTACGCCCCCGCTTCGCCCGGCGACGACCGGAACGCCCGCCGCCTGCGCCTCGATCAGCGCCATGCCCCAGGCCTCGCCGATCGCGGGCCACGCGCAAAGATCGGCGGCGGCGTAAAGCGCAGGCAGCTCCGCTTCGTCGATGCGCCCGATCCAGTGGACTCGCTCGTGCAGCGGGGCAAATGCGGCGGCCACCGCGGCGCGCGCCGGACCGTCCCCGATCACCATCAGCCGCCAGGCGCGACCGGCAATCCGGGCGAGCGCGTCCGCCAGCAGCCGGTAGGATGCCAGCTTGTCGCCCGGGCGCATCATCGCAACGCAGGCGATGAGCGGCGTCTCAGCGGGGATGCCGTGCCGGCGGCGGGTGGCGAGGCGCGCCACAGGATCGTTGCTCGCTGCCACGAACGCAGCCGCGTCGACGAAAGGGGGGAGGGGGACGAGACGGGAGGACGGGCAGAGCAACGGGCGAAGGCCCTGCGTGTCCGCCGAGTTGAGCACGAAAAGCAGGTCGGCGCGGGCGATCGCGCTGGCGGCCGCCGCGAGACCGTCGGCCCACGGCCCGCGCGCGCGTTTCGCCGCATGCGACGCTTCCGCCACGACATAGGGGATGCCGAGATGATCGCACACCCAAGGTCCCACCCAGTCGGGCGCCTTGTGGTAGAGGTGATAGGTGAACCACAGGTCCGGGCGTTGGTCCGCGCCCGCGCCCGCCCAACACCGCACCAGGCGCTCGGCGATGCGGTGCCCGAGGCGGGCGATTTTCTTCTGCCGCTCGCTATCGCCGGCGCCTTCGTAGCTGCGCAGACGCGAGGCGGTCACGATGGCGTGACCGCCGGCGGCGAGAGCGGCGGTCAGTAAGCGCGCCATCGTCCGCTCACCCGAAGGCAGCGGATGACGGGCCGATTTCATCGGCGCATAGAACGCTATTCGCATGCATCCATCGCCGGCATCGCGCGCGCGTCTGCCGTTGACGCGCCGACGCCAAAGCGCCGCGCCAGCCGCTCGACGCCGCGATCGAACGAAAACCGCGTCGAGACCACCCGTCGTCCGGCCGAGCCGATCCGCGCGCGCAGGTCGGGAAAACGTATGAGCCGCTCGATCGCGAGAGCGAGGGCGATGGGGTCGTCCGGCGAAACGAGGCATCCGGTCTCGTCTGTGTCGATCAATTCGGGAATCGCCGATATCGTTGTCGCAACGCAGGCGAGCCCCTGGCTCTGCGCTTCCATCAGCACGTTGGGCAATCCGTCGCGGTCGCCATCGTCAGCGACGCGGCAGGCAAGTGCGAACAGGTCGGCGGCCCGGTACGCGCCGAGCACGACGTCCTGCGGCTGTGCTCCCCGCCAGTCGATCCGATCAGCGATGCCGAGCCGTATCGCCTGGGCAACGAGAAGGTTCGCCAAAGGCCCGCCGCCGATGTGCACGAAGCGCCAGGCGAGGTCATCGGGAAGGTGGGCAAGCGCGGCGAGCAGAACGGCATAGCCCTTTTTCTCGACGAGACGTCCCACCGA is a genomic window of Rhodospirillales bacterium containing:
- a CDS encoding polysaccharide deacetylase family protein, which translates into the protein MSDWADLMRELDAWHEGGRCATFWWRDDDATRVTLELEHLLDIAAAKATPVALAVIPSGADDGLRRHLASRRLASVLQHGWSHANHAPDGVRQEEFGLHRPLAIMLDEIVRGWRHITTFARALPIFVAPWNRMEAHLLSHLGACGLKAVSTLGPRPVAVAANSLRQTNVHVDIIDWQGTRGFFGLAPVLDQVISHLRARREGRVDAGEPTGLMTHHGFHDAGCWTFIEAILDHTRAHPAARWLSAEEAFFG
- a CDS encoding glycosyl transferase family 28; translation: MTPRVLVYVQHLLGIGHLKRASLIVRRMAASGLDVSVALGGRNVPGIDFTGCARIFLPPAHAADDTFATLIDEDGRPIDDAWRERRATRLLSEFAAFDPNVVMIELFPFGRRMFAFELLPLLAAARARPQPPVIVCSLRDILVHRPDATKNRKAVSLARSWFDRILVHGDARLVPIEASFPEMADIAERLTYTGYVVEPPPEPAERGASPIGAGEVIVSVGGGAVGLPLLRAALAAKPLTRLAERTWRLITGPNLADAAYDQLAWSPPPGVIVERWRPDLPAMLQSCAVSISQAGYNTVMDVLQAGARAVFVPFAAGNETEQTLRAQILDARGWAVSVDPAGLTAEILAAAVDKALTLKPPCVEIDRGGITNTARIIGALARRARAGQGGS
- a CDS encoding glycosyltransferase family 4 protein; its protein translation is MRIAFYAPMKSARHPLPSGERTMARLLTAALAAGGHAIVTASRLRSYEGAGDSERQKKIARLGHRIAERLVRCWAGAGADQRPDLWFTYHLYHKAPDWVGPWVCDHLGIPYVVAEASHAAKRARGPWADGLAAAASAIARADLLFVLNSADTQGLRPLLCPSSRLVPLPPFVDAAAFVAASNDPVARLATRRRHGIPAETPLIACVAMMRPGDKLASYRLLADALARIAGRAWRLMVIGDGPARAAVAAAFAPLHERVHWIGRIDEAELPALYAAADLCAWPAIGEAWGMALIEAQAAGVPVVAGRSGGVADVVADGTTGLLAPIGDAHALASAIAVLLDEPLRRRQMGRAARRRVQARHDVAAAAATLNDALRALVGRARRIA